A single region of the Gossypium arboreum isolate Shixiya-1 chromosome 12, ASM2569848v2, whole genome shotgun sequence genome encodes:
- the LOC108452472 gene encoding uncharacterized protein LOC108452472 isoform X3, whose amino-acid sequence MVDRQTVCCMCGDVGFSDKLFRCNKCRYRFQHSNYYSEFAEPIELCDWCRSEERNSKHGSSSKKSPLMNRNETGIVNRSEYSGDKIKQHNDDHQHEHHHRGKNSGTPSPRPTTRRYKLLKDVMC is encoded by the exons ATGGTAGATCGTCAAACTGTTTGCTGCATGTGCGGCGACGTTGGTTTCTCCGATAAACTCTTCCGCTGCAACAAGTGCCGCTACCGCTTTCAACATTC TAATTACTACAGTGAGTTCGCTGAGCCGATTGAACTGTGTGATTGGTGTCGAAGCGAAGAAAGAAACTCAAAGCATGGAAGCTCTTCGAAGAAATCACCATTGATGAACAGAAACGAAACCGGAATCGTAAATCGATCTGAGTATTCGGGTGATAAAATCAAGCAACACAACGATGATCATCAACATGAACATCATCATAGAGGGAAGAACAGTGGGACACCTTCTCCTAGGCCTACGACTCGCAGGTACAAGCTTCTTAAGGATGTCATGTGTTAA
- the LOC108452472 gene encoding uncharacterized protein LOC108452472 isoform X2: MVDRQTVCCMCGDVGFSDKLFRCNKCRYRFQHSYCSNYYSEFAEPIELCDWCRSEERNSKHGSSSKKSPLMNRNETGIVNRSEYSGDKIKQHNDDHQHEHHHRGKNSGTPSPRPTTRRYKLLKDVMC, encoded by the exons ATGGTAGATCGTCAAACTGTTTGCTGCATGTGCGGCGACGTTGGTTTCTCCGATAAACTCTTCCGCTGCAACAAGTGCCGCTACCGCTTTCAACATTC GTATTGCAGTAATTACTACAGTGAGTTCGCTGAGCCGATTGAACTGTGTGATTGGTGTCGAAGCGAAGAAAGAAACTCAAAGCATGGAAGCTCTTCGAAGAAATCACCATTGATGAACAGAAACGAAACCGGAATCGTAAATCGATCTGAGTATTCGGGTGATAAAATCAAGCAACACAACGATGATCATCAACATGAACATCATCATAGAGGGAAGAACAGTGGGACACCTTCTCCTAGGCCTACGACTCGCAGGTACAAGCTTCTTAAGGATGTCATGTGTTAA
- the LOC108452472 gene encoding uncharacterized protein LOC108452472 isoform X1 translates to MVDRQTVCCMCGDVGFSDKLFRCNKCRYRFQHSYALSSFHHHINYYSEFAEPIELCDWCRSEERNSKHGSSSKKSPLMNRNETGIVNRSEYSGDKIKQHNDDHQHEHHHRGKNSGTPSPRPTTRRYKLLKDVMC, encoded by the exons ATGGTAGATCGTCAAACTGTTTGCTGCATGTGCGGCGACGTTGGTTTCTCCGATAAACTCTTCCGCTGCAACAAGTGCCGCTACCGCTTTCAACATTCGTATGCCCTTTCATCGTTTCATCatcatat TAATTACTACAGTGAGTTCGCTGAGCCGATTGAACTGTGTGATTGGTGTCGAAGCGAAGAAAGAAACTCAAAGCATGGAAGCTCTTCGAAGAAATCACCATTGATGAACAGAAACGAAACCGGAATCGTAAATCGATCTGAGTATTCGGGTGATAAAATCAAGCAACACAACGATGATCATCAACATGAACATCATCATAGAGGGAAGAACAGTGGGACACCTTCTCCTAGGCCTACGACTCGCAGGTACAAGCTTCTTAAGGATGTCATGTGTTAA